From a single Populus nigra chromosome 18, ddPopNigr1.1, whole genome shotgun sequence genomic region:
- the LOC133677835 gene encoding ras-related protein RABF2a, whose translation MATTGNKNINAKLVLLGDVGAGKSSLVLRFVKGQFVEFQESTIGAAFFSQTLAVNDATVKFEIWDTAGQERYHSLAPMYYRGAAAAIIVYDISNQASFERAKKWVQELQAQGNPNMVMALAGNKADLLDARKVTAEATQVYAQEYGLFFIETSAKTATNVNDIFYEIAKRLPRVQPAPNPSGMVLMDRPTESTASASCCS comes from the exons ATGGCCACCACTGGAAACAAGAATATCAATGCTAAATTG GTGCTTCTCGGGGATGTTGGTGCTGGTAAGTCCAGTCTCGTATTGCGTTTTGTCAAAGGACAGTTTGTTGAGTTTCAG GAATCAACCATAGGTGCTGCCTTTTTCTCGCAAACATTGGCTGTCAATGATGCAACTGTAAAATTTGAGATTTGGGACACAGCAGGCCAGGAGAGATACCACAGCCTGGCTCCAATGTACTACAGGGGAGCTGCTGCAGCAATCATTGTGTATGATATATCTAATCAG GCCTCATTTGAGCGGGCAAAAAAATGGGTTCAAGAACTTCAGGCACAAG GCAACCCAAATATGGTTATGGCACTTGCAGGGAACAAAGCTGATTTGCTGGATGCAAGGAAGGTTACTGCTGAGGCAA CACAAGTTTATGCCCAGGAGTATGGCCTTTTCTTTATTGAAACATCAGCAAAAACTGCAACCAATGTCAATGACATTTTCTATGAAATAG CAAAAAGACTACCTCGAGTACAGCCAGCACCAAACCCTTCTGGTATGGTTCTTATGGATAGACCTACTGAAAGTACAGCAAGTGCATCTTGCTGCTCTTAA
- the LOC133677834 gene encoding probable aspartyl protease At4g16563, translating to MAIMLNNTTTFLFFLLVNSLLFYSIQSLARPRNPNSLILGLTPASRASLPTHPKASTSSRKKLTDVLDMMEPLREVRDGYLISLSIGTPPQVIQVYMDTGSDLTWAPCGNISFDCIECDDYRNNRIMASFSPSHSSSSHRDSCTSPFCIDVHSSDNPLDPCAMAGCSLSTLVKATCSWPCPPFAYTYGAGGVVSGTLTRDTLRVHGRNHGVIQEIPRFCFGCVGSTYREPIGIAGFGRGALSLPSQLGFLRKGFSHCFLAFKYANNPNISSPLIIGDIALTSKDDMQFTPMLKSTMYPNYYYVGLEAITVGNVSATEVPSSLREFDSLGNGGMLVDSGTTYTHLPEPFYSQVLSVLQSIINYPRATDMEMRTGFDLCYKVPCQNNSILTGDLLPSITFHFLNNASLVLSQGSHFYAMSAPSNSTVVKCLLFQSMDDGDYGPAGVLGSFQQQDVEVVYDMEKERIGFRPMDCASAASFQGFNKT from the coding sequence ATGGCCATTATGCTCAACAACACCAccacctttcttttctttctcctagTCAATAGTCTGCTCTTCTATTCAATTCAGTCCCTAGCAAGACCAAGAAACCCTAATTCACTCATTCTTGGTCTTACCCCAGCTTCTAGGGCTTCCCTTCCAACTCATCCAAAGGCTTCCACTTCTTCAAGAAAGAAACTAACTGATGTTTTGGACATGATGGAGCCATTGAGGGAAGTTAGAGATGGGTATTTGATATCTCTAAGTATAGGCACACCCCCACAAGTCATTCAAGTGTATATGGACACTGGGAGTGACCTTACTTGGGCTCCTTGTGGAAACATTTCTTTTGATTGCATAGAATGTGATGACTATAGAAACAACAGGATTATGGCAAGTTTTTCTCCTTCTCATTCTTCTTCATCACATAGGGACTCCTGTACTAGTCCCTTCTGCATTGATGTTCATAGTTCTGACAACCCCTTGGATCCATGCGCTATGGCTGGATGCTCATTGAGTACCCTTGTTAAAGCCACGTGTTCTTGGCCGTGCCCTCCATTTGCTTACACTTACGGTGCAGGAGGGGTTGTCAGTGGGACACTAACTAGGGATACGCTTAGGGTTCATGGAAGAAACCATGGTGTCATTCAAGAAATCCCAAGATTCTGTTTTGGTTGCGTTGGGTCTACGTATAGGGAACCTATTGGGATTGCAGGGTTTGGTAGAGGTGCACTTTCTTTGCCTTCACAACTAGGTTTTCTTCGAAAGGGCTTCTCACATTGCTTCTTGGCCTTCAAATATGCAAACAATCCTAATATTTCAAGCCCATTAATTATAGGAGATATTGCCCTTACTTCTAAAGATGATATGCAATTCACTCCAATGTTGAAGAGTACCATGTACCCTAATTACTACTATGTTGGTCTAGAGGCCATAACTGTAGGTAATGTTAGTGCGACTGAAGTGCCATCAAGCTTGAGGGAGTTTGATTCACTTGGTAATGGGGGCATGTTGGTTGACTCAGGAACCACTTACACTCACCTACCTGAGCCATTCTATTCTCAGGTTCTCTCTGTTCttcaatcaataataaattaccCTAGAGCCACTGATATGGAGATGAGAACCGGGTTCGATCTTTGTTACAAGGTACCATGTCAAAACAACAGCATTCTCACGGGTGATCTCCTCCCTTCAATAACTTTCCATTTTTTGAACAATGCGAGTCTAGTTTTGTCCCAGGGAAGTCACTTCTATGCTATGAGTGCCCCAAGTAACTCTACTGTGGTCAAATGCCTACTGTTCCAATCCATGGATGATGGTGATTATGGACCAGCTGGGGTTTTGGGGAGCTTCCAGCAACAAGACGTGGAGGTTGTCTATGACATGGAGAAAGAGAGAATTGGTTTTCGACCAATGGACTGTGCTTCAGCTGCATCTTTTCAAGGATTTAACAAGACCTAA